The window ATGTACTATTACAGAATTCAACCTTATGGGAATATATAAGGAGATATCTCAAAATTTTTGAGATATCTCCTGCTATGTGCGTTAAGCCCCCTAATACAATGACCACAATTGCTCTTATTGCGATTCTTTTTGGATCTTAATCTTCTTCATTAGTATATTTAATTCACCCGCCATCTTTTGTAGCTCATCCATGACCTGATTTAAAGATTCCGCAGATGTATATTGGACTTGTGCAGCTTTTGCAATTACTGATACACTCTCTAAGGATGCATGATTCGATTCTAATATGCTTCTAAAGATACTATTTGTCTTACTTGCATGACTACCGACTACTTGTGTGGCATCTGAAATAAGTTCGATTTCGTCCTCTACTTCCTTCATGGAATTTAAAATGACATGAAACAAATCTGCATTGTTCATTATTGTGTTATTTCCTTTATGAATTTCGTTCAAACCGGTTTCCATTTTTTCTGCAATTTCATGTACCTGAAGATCGATATTTTGTAACACACTTTGGATATCTAAAGTGGAAGTCTGAGAATTTGTAGCAAGCTTGCGAATTTCCCCAGCTACAACTGCAAAACCTTTACCATGCTCACCTGCACGAGCTGCTTCAATTGATGCATTTAAAGCAAGAAGTTTTGTTTGCTCGGATATATTTTCAATTTCACGTAAGGATTGATTGATTTGTTGGGATTGATTGGCTAATTTTACAACTAGATCATTAATCGATTCAATTGATATTGTTATTACTTTCATCTGGGTAGAAACTTCCTGAACAGATTTCCCCCCTGCTGATGCTTGCTGTAAACTAAACTTTGCTCTAGTTGCAACTTGGTTGGCACTTTCTTGAATATGAGTAAATTTAACTAGAAGCTCCTCGTTTTTAGTAACTCCTTGTTGGAGTTGGGAGGCACTCCGTATTAAATCATCTTCATTGCTTCGAATAGCTCCCGTAATATTATGACTTGCAGTAGACATTAACTTTGAGTCGTTTGCAAGCGCCTTTGAATGTTCGTTTACAACTAAGCCCACATGCTGTAATTCCATTAATAAACTTTGCAATTCAACAGCAGATGCCTCTTGTTGCATACGTAAGTATATCTCGTTCTTTTGTGTTTTTAGTATAATAATAATAGTCGCAATACTTGTTAAAATTAAAAAGATTGCATGGATCATTAATAATGAAAACGAGTAATTTGCAGTCCCGCAAATTAGTTCTGGAATAGTAAAATAACCTACTAAATGTTGTGCGGCAAAAAGAATTGCACTCACTAAAATTAAACGAATATTCTGAAATGTACCGATAAAAGCTATTACCATAAATATTGAGAAATGATATTCGACTAAACCATTGCCCGATGCAATAATAGCAATACTTCCAAATGTTAAAGTTAACATTAATAAAAATGGTAAGTGCTCACTTTTATTGTTTTTGGTAAACACTATCCATGATGCAATACATAAGACAATTGGTATAAGCAGAAGCAATAATATGATCATCGTATACGAAGACGATGAATTTATGTAACCGTTTAGTGAAAGTGTATGTGTCTCTAAAAAGTTAAATCTATGATGTAAAATGTATACAATGATAGCAAGTACAACCACACCGCTTGTAATTTTTAAAATAGAACTATTTTTCTCCAACAATACTTTTTCATTTGTCATTTTCAATACACCCTTTACATTTTAATAATAGTATATAAGTTATATAATCAACCTTTTTGTATAACTTACATACTATTATCGGCATTATCATAAGATTATTTATACCTATAAACAAAATCCTTCGAACTGATTTATTTTGTTTAACGGAGTCTAAATACCCATTCCGAAACAATGACAAGGAAAGTATCCTATGCAAAATAGTTTAACAACAAAACATCCCCGATTATCATTAATTGATAATCGGGGATGTTGACCATAAATTATAGAAGATCTTTACGTAATTCTGCTGCTGATTTTGGTGATAACAGTCCAAATGGAATATCAAATACGGTTTTCGCACCTTTGTCGCCAGCTTGGCTTAAACGATGTGCTGCACGTGCAAAGGCTACAAGTACACTTGATGTGAAGTTTGGATTACTTTCAAGTTTTAACGAGAATTCAAGAATTTGTTTATCGTTTGCACCACTATCACCACTGCGAATAACGAAACCACCGTGTGGCATACCAGTGTGGTTTGCCTTGAATTCCTCTTCAGCAATGAAGTTTACTGTTGTGTTATACTCGTCAAAGTAGTTTGGCATTGTCACAATTTCTTGCTCAACTTTTTCCGCATCCGCACCTTCTTCTAGAACAACCCAACATTCACGCGCATGTTTTTCACGTGTTGTTAACTCAGGGTTTTCACCATTACGAACACGTTCTACAGCATCTTTAATTGGCAACGTATATTGTACAGCATTTTTTACGCCTTCAATACGACGTACCGCATCTGAGTGTCCTTGGCTTAAGCCATCGCCCCAGAATGTGTAAGTTGTGCCTACAGGTAATACAGCTTCTCCTAGTATACGATTCAATGAGAATAAACCTGGATCCCAGCCCACTGAAATAACTGATATTTTACCCGATTTTTGTGCTACAGTATCAACCGCTTCAAAAAACTCAGGAATTTTCGCATGCGTATCAAAACTGTCAATTGTATTAAACCATTGTGCAAAGTGTGGTCCTTGCTCTGGTAAATCTGTTGCAGAGCCACCACATAAAATCATTACATCAATGTCATTTTGGAATTTTTCAGCATCATCTACTAAATATACGCTTGCGCTACTCGCAAGGCTTACTGTTGAAGGATCACGACGAGTGAATACAGCTACTAATTCCATATCTGGATTTTGTGAAATTGCGTATTCCACACCGCGTCCTAAATTTCCATAACCTACAATACCTACTCGAATTGCACTCATTAAAATTCCTCCTCACGTTAACGTGACATTGTGAAAATTTTCACGTTAAATCTAATTACAATAATACTTCGTGTTAGAAAAATTCACAATAGTTTGAGTACGTGTTTTTCTTCATAAACTATATAAGTTTTGTATGATTTCAATGCGACAATGGCATGAATACGGTTACATTTAAAGTCACATAAACAAAGTGTATAGCACTAACCATTAAGATTTCGTAAAAGCCTTGTAAATCAAGACTTTTTCATCACTAGGTCTTGTACAATAGCAGTAACGACAAAGGGGGCATGTTGAATGAAAAGTAATGGTCACTCACCAAGCACAGCATTGGCACAAGGGGAACTATTTGCATTCCATAATGCACAGAAATCTGCTAAAGCTCGTAATACCAACAGTAATGGTATTCCAAATGAGGTAAAGCATCAAAGGTTTTCACCCTTCAAACACCTATGTATAGGGATATTACCTTTTGACGTTCAAGAAAACTTAGATATTTCCATCAAGAAACACAAGGTCAATGAGATTGACTACTACCATAGCGACAAGGAAATTGCACGCTGGATTATTAAAAAAAGTGAATATAACAAGCCTAGTCCTGACTTCTTTGTTTGAAGTCTGTCGTAACGAATAATTCCTGAACGTTCACCATAATAAAGTGCCCAAATGAACATATAAAGAAATGAAACAACCTCTTACTGAAAAACAAAAGAAACCCTTGGCTTAAAGTAAGCAAGGGGTTCTGTCACGAATATAAATTTCAAATGATACAGTTCACTTTACTGTTATAGGTATCGTTTCTGTTTGATTATCCCATTTTAGTATGACTTCAATCTCCGAATCTTCCATTGCATAAGTACATCCCTTCGCCAACGTAACTACCCAGATGTATCTAATCGCACATCCCCAGATGCCCTTTCATAGGAATACTCTATTCTTTTCGGAATAGGTTCCTTTCCGATATATTTAATAGCCCCAGTGGTTGGTTGACAACTACTAGCTTTCTCAACTTCATAGCGTATGCTCCAATTGTCACTTTCTCCAGTAAATAAAAAAGTTTCTCCTGTACAAGCCGATAAAAGTGAAAGACTAAGGAAGATAAACAAGATGCCAATCTTATTAACTTTCATGTA of the Lysinibacillus fusiformis genome contains:
- a CDS encoding methyl-accepting chemotaxis protein — encoded protein: MTNEKVLLEKNSSILKITSGVVVLAIIVYILHHRFNFLETHTLSLNGYINSSSSYTMIILLLLLIPIVLCIASWIVFTKNNKSEHLPFLLMLTLTFGSIAIIASGNGLVEYHFSIFMVIAFIGTFQNIRLILVSAILFAAQHLVGYFTIPELICGTANYSFSLLMIHAIFLILTSIATIIIILKTQKNEIYLRMQQEASAVELQSLLMELQHVGLVVNEHSKALANDSKLMSTASHNITGAIRSNEDDLIRSASQLQQGVTKNEELLVKFTHIQESANQVATRAKFSLQQASAGGKSVQEVSTQMKVITISIESINDLVVKLANQSQQINQSLREIENISEQTKLLALNASIEAARAGEHGKGFAVVAGEIRKLATNSQTSTLDIQSVLQNIDLQVHEIAEKMETGLNEIHKGNNTIMNNADLFHVILNSMKEVEDEIELISDATQVVGSHASKTNSIFRSILESNHASLESVSVIAKAAQVQYTSAESLNQVMDELQKMAGELNILMKKIKIQKESQ
- a CDS encoding diaminopimelate dehydrogenase, translating into MSAIRVGIVGYGNLGRGVEYAISQNPDMELVAVFTRRDPSTVSLASSASVYLVDDAEKFQNDIDVMILCGGSATDLPEQGPHFAQWFNTIDSFDTHAKIPEFFEAVDTVAQKSGKISVISVGWDPGLFSLNRILGEAVLPVGTTYTFWGDGLSQGHSDAVRRIEGVKNAVQYTLPIKDAVERVRNGENPELTTREKHARECWVVLEEGADAEKVEQEIVTMPNYFDEYNTTVNFIAEEEFKANHTGMPHGGFVIRSGDSGANDKQILEFSLKLESNPNFTSSVLVAFARAAHRLSQAGDKGAKTVFDIPFGLLSPKSAAELRKDLL